In Catenulispora sp. EB89, the genomic stretch AACGATGAACCGCGAACCGCGGCACGTGCACCCAGCCCGCGCCGCCGACCACTCACCCGGCCGCGATCAGTCCCCGTGCGCCGCGTCATAAGCCGCCTGCGCGGCCGCGAACCGCGGCATGTTCACCTCGGCCCAGTTCCCGATCACCGCGATCGGGCCGGCCAGGGAGTGGCCCAGGTCGGTGAGGGTGTACTCCACGCGGGGCGGGACCTCGGCGAAGACCTCGCGGGTGACCAGGCCGTCGCGCTCCATGCGGCGCAGGGATTGGGTGAGGACCTTCGGAGCGACGCGGCCGAGATTGGCGCGCAGTTCGGTGAAGCGCATCGGGCCGTCGGACAGGAGCAGGACGACCAGGACCGTCCACTTGTCGCCGATGCGGTCCAGGATCTGGCGCGTCGGGCAGTCGGCGTCGAACAGGTCGCCGCGGTCCGCGGCGGCCCCGGGCTCGCCGGACGCCTCCGGCCGGAGCTCGTCGACCAGGCGTGGTCGCGCTGGTCCGGCAATAGTAACCATGAGGTACTTATAGCACGTTGAAGTAATCAGTTACCAATGGTTACTGTCTTCCGTGTCATCAGAATCGACACCGACTTTGAGGGAGACACGACCATGAAGATCGCCGTCTACGGAGCCACCGGCATGATCGGCAGCCGGGTGGTGGCCGAGGCGCTGGCCCGCGGCCACGAGGTCACCGGCATCACGCGCACCGGCGGCGAGCTGCCCGAGGGCGTGCGCGCGGTGCGGGGGAACGCCGGCGACGCCGAGTCCGCCAAGCGCGTCGCGGCCGACGCCGACGTCGTCGTCTCCGCGATCGGGCCGAGCCGCACCGGCGGCGACCGGCGCGAGTTCCTGGCCGACCTGCGGACCCTGGCCGAGACGCTGGGCAGCGCGCGCCTGCTCGTCGTCGGCGGCGCGGGCTCGCTGCTGGTGAACGGCCGGCGGCTGGTCGACGACCCCGCGTTCCCCGAGATCTACAAGGCCGAGGCGCTCATCGCGGCCGAGGCCCTGGAGTACGTCCGCGGCCTCGGCGACACCGCCGACTGGACGTTCTTCAGCCCGGCCCCGGTGATCCAGCCCGGCGAGCGCACCGGCGCCTACCAGACCGGCACGGACTCCCCCGCCGGCGACCAGATCTCCGCCGAGGACTTCGCGGTCGCGATGCTGGACGAGATCGAGAAGCCGGCCTTCCGGCACCGCCGGTTCACCGCCGCGAACTGAACGCCGACTCACTGCCGGGGTCACCGTGACCCCGGCGGTTCGGAACCGTCACCCCGAAGTCACCGACGGCGAGAAGGCGTCCGGCGCCACCAACACCGGCTGCCCCGACCCGTCCGCCGGCGTCGACCACACGTCATACCCGGTCCCCGCCTTCTGCGGCACCGCGTACATCACCGTGTGGTCGTCCAGCCAAGCGGCCTGATCGTCGACACTCCGCTGCTCCGCCAGCGGCGTCTCCTTCAACGTCGCCAGATCCAGCACCTCCAGGTGCCACATCTTCCACGCGTCGCTCGAAACCCGCTTCTTGAACACGATCCGGGTCCCGTCCGGAGACAGCGACGGGCACTCGACGTTGTCGATCACCGTCGTCAGCGTGTGCGCC encodes the following:
- a CDS encoding NAD(P)-dependent oxidoreductase, which codes for MKIAVYGATGMIGSRVVAEALARGHEVTGITRTGGELPEGVRAVRGNAGDAESAKRVAADADVVVSAIGPSRTGGDRREFLADLRTLAETLGSARLLVVGGAGSLLVNGRRLVDDPAFPEIYKAEALIAAEALEYVRGLGDTADWTFFSPAPVIQPGERTGAYQTGTDSPAGDQISAEDFAVAMLDEIEKPAFRHRRFTAAN
- a CDS encoding winged helix-turn-helix transcriptional regulator — encoded protein: MVTIAGPARPRLVDELRPEASGEPGAAADRGDLFDADCPTRQILDRIGDKWTVLVVLLLSDGPMRFTELRANLGRVAPKVLTQSLRRMERDGLVTREVFAEVPPRVEYTLTDLGHSLAGPIAVIGNWAEVNMPRFAAAQAAYDAAHGD